AGTAAAAGTTGTGATGAGACACGAACGCATCATTCCAAGTTTGGAATATGTTTGTATTAAGAACAAAACCTACAAAGTAAAGTGAAGTGATAATTGCCACATTTCACCCAAAGTAATTggtgatttttttatatataaatgtgATTAATAATGTATATCGAAATgtaatttgctaaaagaaaaattattttttatttacgaCTAATCGAAAATTTATAGCATGAATGTGAGAGGATGCAAGAAAGTGGTTCTAATCTCATCACTTTTCATCTCTTGTCATATTAAAGAGTTTTTGATAGACTTCGATCTATTCGAATGGACGTGACAAAAGATAATCTTGAGTTGGTGTATTAATATTAAGTATCCTTGACTTTGAacaatttattaaatttcattttctaaatggtatgtaaaaattagtaaatttgtgtaaaaattaataagttataaaaaaatatttatcagtATTAATTTACTTATatgtaatattaaatattttaaaatacatacatatataaatatgaagtctttgcaatttattttttacaaattttaattgtaATACGATGTTTTGAAAAATAGAAACTACATTTAAATGTTTCTATTGACTAtgtcatttaatttaattttgtatATGATTTTAGGTTTTGCGATACTTTTATATGTTTAGTTTTGTATATTATCTTAATTGAAATCATGTCTTTGTATCATTAACTTGTAAACCGCTTGAAATAATTCAAACAAGGAGCTAACAATGCAATCAAGAATCAATCTCCAAACGTGTTTGCACATGCAAGAACGCGTAAGGTTATTTGTCAACATTTGGGATATGAAAAAGTCCAAAAACGTGTGACACAGATTCACTCCTACTCATGTTTTTGttccaaatatatattttaaactttttcctttatgaaaaatgaattttaatCCATCTtctattataaaaatttaatatttgtaATTTCATATGAATTAAGATTTGTATCGAATATTAAAGAATCCATTTTTCTTAAGCATGAGGCATAATGGGACGTTAAGAGATATTTCACTAAACAAAAAGGATTCAAACTTAGATAAACAGATtagcaaataaaataaaactttgGGTTCGATTCCTCCTCTCAATACTTTGTTGACTAATTCTATTATATAAAGTTTGTCCGATATAGTTTACCTGACTAGCATGCTTTGCAACATATTATATTAACCATATGTTTACTGGATGGACACTTATCGGACATGAGTTCCATCGGCCTAAAAAgagtaaaataaaatttgaaaagaacATTAATTATATGTGAAAATGACTTGTTTTTAATATGCAAACGAAAATGGCATGAAAAAGGTGACAACACATATCATATCAACTATCTTCAATGGGATGTATTAATATATGAGCATCATTAATGAGATATGAGGCCAGCATTGAATTTAGCAATTTGTAATAATTTTTTGCTACAATAATTGAGTACACGTGATGTTTGAACCCAACGTCTGCGAACAAATATTTGCAAAATTTATAGTTCCTATAGTTAATTAAtggttttcttttctttctttcttttttaatttttcttttaaaaaagaaGTGTATCATGATTAAATTAACTAATAAGGTATGGGAGAcacgttttttttttgtggTGTTTATGTAACAATATACATGGATGGAATGAGAATTTCGACTGTGaggttaaattttttaaaaaatacgttTATATGACAATATGGATTGCGGAAATTTTGTGTTCTTATGAatcaaattcaatttttttaatataaattatatatgtaTAGAACAAATGAAAATTATTTTAGTATAGAAAGTaagataataaatattatttgacaaaaaaaatgaaattctaGTTTTATTTCTTAAATTGATGATAATAACGTGTACCAATAATATGAAATTACAAAAGAACAAGGTCCACAGTAGAAACAACAAAAAGTCTCACTATGAATGGGCCCACTAGCAAATACCCAACGGCCCACCTAATAAACTTGGGCCCCGCGGTGTAACGTATCAGCACCACCCAATCAGCTGATCTTGACCACCCGTCTATTGCCACCTCGTTTTATATATCTTGTTAGTTTTAGTTTAATAATAAACATTTATCTTCTTTATTTACGGAACACCAAATAATAGTAAATGTCGATATATTTTTTGGACCAGTATTACAAGAATAACCTCTTAATTAaccaaattaaatatatattttgttgtattatagagtaggtctcttgtgagacggtctcacgaatctttatctatgagacgggtcaaccctactaatatttacaataaaaagtaatttttttcattgataatccaaataaaagatgtgtttcacaaaatacgatccgtgagaccgtctcacacaagtttttgctggTATTATATGTATCctgatataatattatttttaaattattttattttttttacgaaataattttttttaaaaaaatatttaaggttAAGATTTGTTGAATATGAAGCTAGGTGCGAAAAATATAGGAAACAATTcgtgaaattttgaaaatcaaatATAAGGTTATTGATAGGTCCTACTGAATATAGTTAATCTAATAATCATAATAACTAGTAAAAGATATACAGTTAATCTAATAATCATAATAACTAGTAAAAGATatacaatattattattattattattattatttttattattttttttaatttatcaaaTAATACTAATCAATTAACACATTTAAATTGTTCGATTTAAAATTGAGTTTTGTGTAGatctatttaaaatatgaagtgatttagtaaaatttttattgaaataaaaagaataattatgaaattaaatattttgatgtatTTAATATAGTTACTCtgaaatatcatactcaataataatataataaatatggataataatttaaaaatatatataattgtatAATTAGCATTATTTATTTGTTCATTAAAAGAAATGTCTCTCATGTTGGCTGCGGCGAGACATCATTTCGCGGGGATTATTATCTCGTTGTAAGTCTCCGGCGTCGGGCAGTTCCAAGTGGATTTCTTGCTTTCTCACTCTGCTATTCCTCTCTTTGCTTATAGTGTAAGTCCCATTTATATGTATTTTTGGACCGACTGCGGAAACGCTTTATCTTGAAATCTTGTTTGGGGAAGTTGATGTTCATCGTGGTAGGATTTTGGAACTGGTTTTACTGATACTTCTTGATTTTGTTAAAGTTATTTTCAATTCTTGCTCTCGATTGTAGCTTTGATGCATGGTCATTCTGGTGCTTTTTTGCTCTTCTCGAGGCTCAGCCTGTTTGgatctttgattttattgttCTGGAAATGCTTGCCGACTTGGTTGTTGGGTTAGATTTTGGAATAATCCTTACATTGCTGACACAACATATAATGTGGAACTAATAAATTCCTGCTCAAGGTTATGTAAATCTTCTTTAAAGATCCTTGCTTTCTGAAGCGCTCATGGAATCAAGTGGGTAATGTCGGTAGCTGTTTCCCTCTTTCAAATACTCATAAAATCAAGTGGCTGTGCAATTATTTTGTTGATTCATTTCTCTGCTTAGCTTGAGCCATATCTGACCTAGATACTGATGTTTGTAGAGGAAACGGAAATTGTCGGCGTTAAGTTAAGTTTCGAGATTACTTACTGTAGTTGGAAGGTGTACTTTTACATTCAATTGAAGTCTCCTCCTGGCCATACGGCATCTCAAATGTAATATTTATTGTGGGTTTCTTTTTCTACGCCTATGGCAAAGTCCCTTTGGTTGAATGTCAAAAAATCTGCGTTCTTTCTGATACTTCATCAACATAAGAAGGAATTTTCTACATTGTGTAGAGCATATCCAATAAATGAAATTACAGATTTGGATGTTTGTTTTTTTCACTTCTCTATGATGAAATGACATGTTGTAAAGTTTCATTATGTTAATTTTTGAGAATGGGCAAGTCTACATGAAACTTGAAGGCTTTGATCGTTGGGAAATCAAATCTTGTAACTTTTATTTAGCATAGATTTTGCATGCTTTATGCTGCTGAAACTGATTATTTGTCTTTATCAGCAATCACTCTTCCAGCACTAGTAAGATTGCAAGTTTCAGAAAGGACTATCAGGAACTCGGTGGAGATGTAATATGGTGCAATATGTCAGGAAACGAAGTCCTTGAAATGTAGAAACGTTTATACGAATGGCACAAAGCTTAGAGCAGAGAAGTTTAACGCGTGAACAATCTATAATTGCTGTTAATAGAAAGATTTCATCATGCTTGACTGAAAAAGGTTCACCTTTTCAAGACACACCGAAGGCCAAACATAAATTTAGTCAGCCGATTCACCATCCAAATAGTAAATTTGCTCAAACCAAAAGCACTGAGCATGTGATCCAATTTAAATATTTGGAGAATAACCGAAAACCAATGCTTGGGAGTAAGGTGCATAATGATGATGAGCTTGTCAAGCACATGTCGAATGTGCCTTGCTTTCTGCAGCAAGTGGGGAAAGAGAAAAGCATTCAAGAGAAGGCGTTAAATTTTGGCGTTCTTGACTGGAAAAGGTTGGAGAAATGGAAGTACAACGAACGCATGCCTGTAAGAATTCACAAGAAAACATCATCATCTAGCACAGGCTCTATTTGTACGGGAAGTGGACCACCTAAAATGAGTCCCAATCTTAGAAGGCAACCCTCATCACGTGGTTTAGATATCGATTCACATTTTGGTTCACCACAGAGAAAACAGCTTCCAGCACAAAGTCCTCATCTCTATCCATTCAAGATGGAAAGAAAAGACACATGTTGTAGGGAAGAGTCTTTTGAAGGCATCAGACAGCCAGGAAACCTGGAAATGCCTAGCCAAGAATTTCAAGGTGTCCAAAGGAGCTCTGTTGATAGGCCCCAAAAATTTCATCATAACGTAGAGAGTTATGACAGTTGTTCGGAACCAGATTTGGACAATGTCAAGATGAAGGATATGAATAGAGAAACTATTCCCGAAAGGAAACTTCGGTTCTCAGAGCAGGGAAAACATAGGATTTCACTCTTATCAAATGATACAATCAATGGTCAGTGGAAAATAAGTGAGAAGAGTATGGATGATGGAGCGAACTATACTTATATGGGTTTCCCTGTGGAGATGCAAACTTTTCTCTTAGTATCCAAACATTTTCTAAGAGGACTTGCTCAGAAAGTTCTCCGTTTTCAGAACCAAGGATGTCTCTTGATGGAAAATTGTCTGAAGCAATAGGAAACAGAATTTCTAATTGCTTTTCTCCTCAGGAACCTGGAGAATTTTCTGATATTGTCATCCCAATATCATCTGGAGCTAAAGCTTTGATTACACATGAAAAAACTGCAAAACATTCGCTTTTAGTCGAGGCTCGAAAGAGAGCAGATGCTAAGCTGCCTACTGTTAAAGCAAGACATCTGTCCCCTACTCCGCGGTTCATCTCTGGACCTCGAAAAATGAGCAGGAGTTCTAGTTTTAAGGTGAACTCTGCAGTTCCAGGACGGAGTTCTACGTATACTGCTGTCATATCTGGTCCGGTGATGGAAGTTACCACTGGTGCAGATAGCATTGATAAAGATAAGGCGAATTCAAGTAGTAAGGGTAGGTCAAGCCCTTTGAGGAGGTTGCTAGACCCATTGCTAAAGAAAAAAGAATCTCAACCTACCAATATTGTTCAGCCATCAAATGGAACTATGGCCACAAGGGGATTGCGTCAGGATAGAAAGTTCGAGGGGTTATCTTCTAAGGGTCTTCTGCAGCTCTCGTTGAAGAATGGGCTCCCTTTCTTTAAACTTGTAGTTGAGAATAGCAGCAACGACATGCTTGCTGCCGTCGTGAAGAAGTTGCCAGCATTTGGAAAGAGTGATCACAGCATGGTATATACATTCTATTCTATTCATGAGATAAGAAAAAAGAACATGACTTGGATTCAAGGATCGAAGAGTAAAAGATTGTAACCTAGGATGTAATATTCTCGGCCAGATGAAAATTTCAAGCACTCATCTTCCTAAATCACGTGGTAAGAGTTCAGATGTATGTTCTGTGAGAGAATGTGTGCTATATGGTGTTGACAAAGAGCAGGTGGATGAGGAAGAACCTGAATTTTTACCTGGAAAGGAGAGGGCAGCTGTTGTTTTGCAAAACTCGTGTCAAAAGCTTAACGACAGAGAGTTAAATGACAACAAAAAATTGTACCAAGATGAAAACACTGAAAGTGCAGTAGTCATCCTTCATGGCGGTGTCCATGGAATGCCGAATAAAGGTGCACCATCTTCTTTAATTAGTCGGTGGAGATCTGGTGGATCTTGTGATTGTGGAGGGTGGGATGTTGGTTGCAAGCTACGAGTCCTTACGATCCACAATAAAAAAGGCTGCAAGATTCTCGAATCATCACTGTCTTGTTCCTCCACGGATCCTGTTAATCTTTTTGTTCAGGTAACGTTTTAATGCTTCGCTTTGCTAATTTCCTCTTATATTTCAAATATGaaatatcaattcataattATCCGCTCTTATGCTATTACAGGGCAGAGAGCAAAACAGCAAACCTGTTTTCAACCTGGAAGCATTCAGCGATGGATTTTACTCACTTGAGTTGGATTCCTCAATTCCTTTGTTAGAGGCATTCGCCACATGTGTAGCAGTGTTAACAAGCCAaaaattttctgaaattttAGACACAAATATCCCGGGACACAGTCTAGAAGCCATTGTTGGAAGCTGTAAACCAAGTATCACAACCACAACCACCACTATCCCATTCTCACGACAAATCCCTGCAAAATATGCCACATGCCGCCCCTCTTCACCAGTTGGAAGAATCTAAGGAATGAAACAAGGGATCGCATAATATAGACGCTTGTTCAAGTGATCAAACCCATTGTTTTCGTTTTTTGGAACTATACTTTTTC
The Primulina eburnea isolate SZY01 chromosome 5, ASM2296580v1, whole genome shotgun sequence genome window above contains:
- the LOC140831891 gene encoding uncharacterized protein: MAQSLEQRSLTREQSIIAVNRKISSCLTEKGSPFQDTPKAKHKFSQPIHHPNSKFAQTKSTEHVIQFKYLENNRKPMLGSKVHNDDELVKHMSNVPCFLQQVGKEKSIQEKALNFGVLDWKRLEKWKYNERMPVRIHKKTSSSSTGSICTGSGPPKMSPNLRRQPSSRGLDIDSHFGSPQRKQLPAQSPHLYPFKMERKDTCCREESFEGIRQPGNLEMPSQEFQGVQRSSVDRPQKFHHNVESYDSCSEPDLDNVKMKDMNRETIPERKLRFSEQGKHRISLLSNDTINGQWKISEKSMDDGANYTYMGFPVEMQTFLLVSKHFLRGLAQKVLRFQNQGCLLMENCLKQEPGEFSDIVIPISSGAKALITHEKTAKHSLLVEARKRADAKLPTVKARHLSPTPRFISGPRKMSRSSSFKVNSAVPGRSSTYTAVISGPVMEVTTGADSIDKDKANSSSKGRSSPLRRLLDPLLKKKESQPTNIVQPSNGTMATRGLRQDRKFEGLSSKGLLQLSLKNGLPFFKLVVENSSNDMLAAVVKKLPAFGKSDHSMLGFKDRRVKDCNLGCNILGQMKISSTHLPKSRGKSSDVCSVRECVLYGVDKEQVDEEEPEFLPGKERAAVVLQNSCQKLNDRELNDNKKLYQDENTESAVVILHGGVHGMPNKGAPSSLISRWRSGGSCDCGGWDVGCKLRVLTIHNKKGCKILESSLSCSSTDPVNLFVQGREQNSKPVFNLEAFSDGFYSLELDSSIPLLEAFATCVAVLTSQKFSEILDTNIPGHSLEAIVGSCKPSITTTTTTIPFSRQIPAKYATCRPSSPVGRI